One window of Rubrivirga sp. SAORIC476 genomic DNA carries:
- a CDS encoding MFS transporter has product METPDEQRRPSAPEPPAEVVHQSGGSGGNDPLASLRLPGFRLYLLGSLFSGAGNQMRTVAVGWEVYQRTQTPLSLGMIGLVLALPVLLLALPAGAAADRYPRKTLILISQVGLALSGLGLAWVSFTDGPIPLTYAFLLGTGIFRAIGWPASQAIVTGLVPTRVFANATMWRSVAFQLSATLGPLAGGVLLATSGAGVVYLADAASSVVLFVCLLFITPTPQARSVEKRSWASVIEGARFVRRQPVILSTITLDMVAVLFGGAVALLPVYATDVLGVGATGFGWMRAMPSLGAITMGLALALLPPMRKAGRAMLVAVAAFGLATIVFGLSTSYPLSLMALFCIGAADNVSVVVRSTVLQLLTPDSMRGRVAAVNAVFIGTSNEIGELESGVVASLIGSVATVALGGVLTLVTVGAAALIWPPLRRLGALEDLEPPADGEDAPSTPLRL; this is encoded by the coding sequence GTGGAGACACCCGACGAACAGCGACGCCCCTCGGCACCCGAGCCCCCCGCCGAGGTGGTCCACCAGAGCGGCGGCTCGGGCGGCAACGACCCGCTGGCGTCGCTGCGCCTGCCCGGCTTCCGGCTCTACCTGCTGGGCAGCCTGTTCTCCGGGGCAGGCAACCAGATGCGGACCGTCGCGGTCGGCTGGGAGGTCTACCAGCGGACCCAGACGCCGTTGAGCCTGGGAATGATCGGGCTCGTGCTGGCGCTGCCGGTGCTGCTGCTGGCGCTGCCCGCGGGCGCCGCCGCCGACCGGTACCCGCGCAAGACGCTCATCCTGATCAGCCAGGTCGGGCTGGCGCTGTCGGGCCTGGGGCTGGCCTGGGTGTCGTTCACCGACGGTCCGATCCCGCTGACGTACGCCTTCCTACTCGGCACCGGCATCTTCCGCGCCATCGGCTGGCCCGCGTCGCAGGCCATCGTGACCGGGCTGGTGCCGACGCGCGTGTTCGCCAACGCGACCATGTGGCGGAGCGTGGCCTTCCAGCTCTCGGCGACGCTCGGCCCCCTCGCCGGCGGCGTGTTGCTGGCGACCTCCGGGGCGGGCGTCGTCTACCTCGCCGACGCGGCCTCCAGCGTGGTCCTGTTCGTCTGCCTGCTGTTCATCACCCCGACGCCGCAGGCGCGGTCGGTGGAGAAGCGGTCCTGGGCGAGCGTGATCGAGGGCGCCCGGTTCGTCCGCCGCCAGCCGGTGATCCTGAGCACGATCACGCTCGACATGGTGGCGGTGCTGTTCGGCGGGGCCGTGGCGCTGCTGCCGGTCTACGCGACCGACGTGCTGGGCGTCGGCGCGACGGGCTTCGGGTGGATGCGGGCGATGCCGTCGCTGGGCGCCATCACGATGGGGCTCGCGCTGGCGCTGCTGCCGCCGATGCGGAAGGCGGGCCGGGCGATGCTCGTCGCCGTGGCGGCCTTCGGGCTGGCGACCATCGTGTTCGGGCTGTCCACGAGTTACCCCCTGTCGCTGATGGCACTGTTCTGCATCGGCGCGGCGGACAACGTGTCGGTGGTGGTCCGCTCGACTGTGCTCCAACTGCTCACGCCGGACTCGATGCGGGGGCGCGTGGCGGCCGTCAACGCAGTGTTCATCGGGACGAGCAACGAGATCGGCGAGCTGGAGTCGGGGGTGGTCGCGAGCCTGATCGGCAGCGTGGCGACCGTCGCACTCGGCGGCGTGCTGACGCTGGTGACCGTCGGCGCGGCGGCGCTGATCTGGCCCCCGCTGCGACGGCTGGGCGCGCTGGAGGACCTGGAGCCGCCGGCGGACGGAGAGGACGCCCCCTCGACGCCCCTTCGCCTCTGA
- a CDS encoding cysteine desulfurase gives MPATAPLDVAALRADFPILQRTVYDGMPLVYLDNAATTQKPQVVLDRLAAYYANENANVHRGVHFLSATGTEAYEEARRSVQRFLGAADAHEVVFTRGTTEAINLVAHGFATLLSDGDEIVVSALEHHANIVPWQMACERTGARLRVIPALDTGDLDLSGLDEIVTEATKVVAVTHTSNALGTVVDLAPLIEAAHAVGAAVLIDGAQAAPHTTVDVQALGADFLVFSGHKTFGPTGIGALWGREAWLEKLPPYQGGGDMIDRVTFENTTFAGLPAKFEAGTPHVAGGIGLGTALDYLMDLGMDAIEASEHELIRYAEDRLGAVEGLRFIGTPEKRAGAISFVLDGIHPYDAGTVLDRLGVAVRTGQHCAQPVMDRFGVEGTIRASFAFYNTPADVDALVDGLARVRAMFG, from the coding sequence ATGCCCGCCACCGCCCCGCTCGACGTCGCCGCCCTCCGCGCCGACTTCCCGATCCTCCAGCGGACCGTCTACGACGGCATGCCGCTCGTCTACCTTGACAATGCGGCCACCACCCAGAAGCCGCAGGTCGTGCTGGACCGGCTCGCGGCGTACTACGCCAACGAGAACGCCAACGTGCACCGGGGCGTCCACTTCCTGAGCGCGACCGGCACCGAGGCGTACGAGGAGGCGCGGCGCTCGGTGCAGCGCTTCCTCGGCGCCGCGGACGCCCACGAGGTCGTCTTCACCCGCGGCACGACGGAGGCCATCAACCTGGTCGCCCACGGCTTCGCGACGCTCCTCTCGGACGGCGACGAGATCGTGGTCTCGGCGCTGGAGCACCACGCCAACATCGTCCCGTGGCAGATGGCCTGCGAGCGGACCGGCGCGCGGCTGCGCGTGATCCCGGCGCTCGACACCGGCGACCTCGACCTCTCCGGCCTCGACGAGATCGTCACCGAGGCGACGAAGGTGGTCGCGGTGACCCACACGTCCAACGCCCTCGGCACCGTCGTGGACCTGGCGCCCCTCATCGAGGCCGCCCACGCCGTCGGCGCGGCGGTGCTGATCGACGGCGCCCAGGCGGCCCCCCACACGACGGTCGACGTGCAGGCCCTCGGCGCCGACTTCCTCGTCTTCTCCGGCCACAAGACGTTCGGCCCGACCGGCATCGGGGCGCTCTGGGGCCGCGAGGCGTGGCTCGAGAAACTGCCCCCCTACCAGGGTGGCGGCGACATGATCGACCGGGTCACGTTCGAGAACACGACCTTCGCGGGCCTGCCGGCCAAGTTCGAGGCGGGCACGCCGCACGTCGCGGGCGGCATCGGCCTCGGGACCGCGCTGGACTACCTGATGGACCTCGGCATGGACGCCATCGAGGCGAGCGAGCACGAGCTGATCCGGTACGCCGAGGATCGACTCGGCGCCGTGGAGGGGCTCCGCTTCATCGGCACGCCCGAGAAGCGCGCCGGGGCCATCTCGTTCGTGCTCGACGGCATTCACCCGTACGACGCCGGCACGGTCCTCGACCGGCTGGGGGTCGCCGTCCGCACCGGCCAGCACTGCGCGCAGCCCGTCATGGACCGCTTCGGCGTCGAGGGCACCATCCGCGCCTCGTTCGCCTTCTACAACACGCCCGCCGACGTGGACGCGCTGGTCGACGGCCTGGCCCGCGTCCGCGCGATGTTCGGGTGA
- a CDS encoding SufE family protein, translated as MTESHRRQQAIVDEFAFLDDWMLRFQQVIEHGDAMPPMDEADKTDDRLVRGCQSRVWLDAGADRDTFHVRADSESQIVRGLASLLVRVYDGLPAEEAAAVDLWFPSEIGLAEHLSPNRANGLDAMQRAIATAAQAG; from the coding sequence GTGACCGAATCCCACCGCCGCCAGCAGGCCATCGTCGACGAGTTCGCGTTCCTCGACGACTGGATGCTGCGCTTCCAGCAGGTCATCGAGCACGGCGACGCGATGCCGCCGATGGACGAGGCCGACAAGACCGACGACCGCCTCGTGCGCGGCTGCCAGTCGCGCGTCTGGCTCGACGCGGGCGCCGACCGCGACACGTTCCACGTCCGTGCCGACTCGGAGAGCCAGATCGTGCGCGGGCTCGCGTCGCTGCTCGTCCGCGTCTACGACGGCCTCCCGGCCGAGGAGGCCGCGGCCGTCGACCTCTGGTTTCCGTCCGAGATCGGCCTCGCCGAGCACCTCTCGCCCAACCGCGCCAACGGGCTCGACGCCATGCAGCGCGCGATCGCCACCGCCGCGCAGGCGGGCTGA
- a CDS encoding beta-N-acetylhexosaminidase, whose protein sequence is MRTLATLCLFVALVAPSFAQDRAQVSVVPRPAFMTPLEGAFVIDSTTTVRVRSDDPEAGRIAEAWASRLRLASGLPLPLVDADAPSQLVFALDAEAAIESEGYELTVTSRSVVVRAADAAGLFYGAQTLRQLAPPAIERVGVAPNSAEVEWSVPAVAIEDAPRFAYRGLHLDVARHFFDVETVKRLIDRMALYKLNRFHWHLTDDQGWRIEIERYPRLTEVGAFRDQTLVGHAGARPEVYDGVRTGGYYTQDEIREVVAYAAERHVTIVPEIEMPGHASAAIAAYPELGCSGEPVEVAQTWGVFEDIFCPTEETFAFLDDVLTEVVALFPGQVIHIGGDEAPKAAWERSDVAQAVMARERLADEHELQSYFVGRIEAILAEKGRTLMGWDEIVEGGLSPTAILMFWRHWAPQALDYAAAQGNAIVMTPNHTMYFDHYQGDPALEPLAFGGMSPLEKVYGYDPVPESFTPAQAARVLGTQANVWTEYIPTPSHLEYMVFPRLLALSEVTWSTRDRRDWADFQSRLPLQLRRLDVLGVHYRPPRTP, encoded by the coding sequence ATGCGGACGCTCGCCACTCTCTGCCTTTTCGTCGCTCTCGTCGCTCCGTCGTTCGCCCAGGACCGGGCGCAGGTCTCCGTCGTCCCGCGGCCCGCGTTCATGACGCCGCTGGAGGGCGCATTCGTGATCGACTCCACGACCACGGTCCGTGTCCGCTCCGACGACCCCGAAGCAGGGCGCATCGCAGAGGCGTGGGCGTCCCGTCTGCGGCTCGCCTCCGGTCTCCCGCTTCCCCTCGTCGACGCCGACGCCCCGTCCCAGCTGGTCTTCGCCCTCGACGCCGAGGCGGCCATCGAGAGCGAGGGCTACGAGTTGACGGTCACCTCCAGGTCCGTGGTCGTGCGCGCGGCCGATGCGGCGGGCCTGTTCTACGGCGCCCAGACGCTCCGCCAGCTCGCGCCGCCCGCCATCGAGCGTGTCGGGGTGGCGCCCAACTCGGCCGAGGTCGAGTGGTCTGTGCCCGCCGTCGCCATCGAGGACGCGCCGCGGTTCGCGTACCGCGGCCTGCACCTCGACGTGGCCCGCCACTTCTTCGACGTCGAGACCGTCAAGCGGCTCATCGACCGGATGGCGCTCTACAAGCTCAACCGCTTCCACTGGCACCTGACCGACGACCAGGGCTGGCGGATCGAGATCGAGCGCTACCCGCGGCTGACCGAGGTGGGCGCATTCCGCGACCAGACGCTCGTCGGCCACGCGGGCGCGCGGCCCGAGGTCTACGACGGGGTCCGCACGGGCGGGTACTACACCCAGGACGAGATCCGCGAGGTCGTCGCGTATGCCGCCGAGCGGCACGTCACCATCGTCCCGGAGATCGAGATGCCGGGCCACGCGTCGGCCGCCATCGCCGCGTACCCGGAGCTGGGCTGCTCCGGCGAGCCCGTCGAGGTCGCCCAGACGTGGGGCGTCTTCGAGGACATCTTCTGCCCGACGGAGGAGACGTTCGCGTTCCTGGACGACGTCCTCACGGAGGTCGTCGCGCTCTTCCCCGGCCAGGTGATCCACATCGGCGGCGACGAGGCCCCGAAGGCGGCGTGGGAGCGGAGCGACGTGGCGCAGGCGGTCATGGCGCGCGAGCGTCTGGCCGACGAGCACGAGCTTCAGAGCTACTTCGTCGGCCGCATCGAGGCGATCCTGGCGGAGAAGGGCCGCACGCTGATGGGCTGGGACGAGATCGTGGAGGGCGGCCTCAGCCCGACGGCCATCCTCATGTTCTGGCGCCACTGGGCGCCCCAGGCGCTCGACTACGCCGCCGCGCAGGGCAACGCCATCGTGATGACGCCCAACCACACGATGTACTTCGACCACTACCAGGGCGACCCAGCGCTCGAGCCGCTCGCCTTCGGCGGGATGAGCCCGCTGGAGAAGGTCTACGGCTACGACCCCGTCCCGGAGTCGTTCACCCCCGCGCAGGCCGCGCGCGTCCTCGGCACCCAGGCCAACGTGTGGACGGAGTACATCCCGACTCCGAGCCACTTGGAGTACATGGTCTTCCCGCGCCTCCTCGCGCTCTCGGAGGTGACGTGGAGCACGCGCGACCGCCGCGACTGGGCCGACTTCCAGTCTCGCCTGCCGCTCCAACTCCGCCGCCTGGACGTGCTCGGCGTCCACTACCGCCCGCCGCGGACGCCCTGA
- a CDS encoding methylated-DNA--[protein]-cysteine S-methyltransferase has protein sequence MPHVTLATPLGPLRLVSDGAALTAATFAPVRLGPEAEGSDAVLDAARSQLAAYFDGEPVVFDVPLRLGGTPFQERVWAALCAIPHGDRVSYGTLAARVGMPKGAQAVGAANGQNPVAVIVPCHRVVGADGALVGYAGGLERKRALLDLESRQRRLL, from the coding sequence ATGCCGCACGTGACGCTCGCCACGCCCCTCGGCCCGCTCCGCCTCGTCTCCGACGGAGCGGCGCTGACGGCCGCCACCTTCGCTCCGGTCCGCCTCGGGCCCGAGGCGGAGGGGTCAGACGCCGTGCTCGACGCGGCGCGCAGTCAGCTGGCGGCGTACTTCGACGGCGAGCCGGTCGTGTTCGACGTGCCGCTGCGGCTGGGCGGGACGCCGTTTCAGGAGCGCGTGTGGGCGGCGCTCTGTGCCATTCCTCACGGCGACAGGGTCAGCTACGGCACGCTGGCGGCGCGGGTCGGGATGCCGAAGGGTGCGCAGGCGGTGGGCGCGGCGAACGGACAGAACCCGGTCGCGGTGATCGTGCCGTGCCACCGCGTGGTGGGGGCGGACGGGGCGCTGGTGGGCTACGCGGGCGGGTTGGAGCGCAAGCGGGCGCTGCTGGACCTGGAGAGCCGCCAGCGACGTCTGCTTTAG
- a CDS encoding family 16 glycosylhydrolase, producing MLRSSPRPRPAHRRLLAALLLAVCLAPVGQGAPPPSGGWDLIWEESFDAADAAFDARWDMGTHTFDGNEAQFSPDNIEVSGGLMTLRLTAEPTGTKPYRGAELRTDNTTGFFTYGRFETRMKAATGSGIISSFFTFRYDPWQEIDIEFRGRDANAMQANIFYNGGAEGDPNNAPFEVPPFPEDALLPYDAAEEFHVYAFEWDPGVIRWYIDDVLVLESTDPAQVPDLPQQLMMNLWLTDNAWAGPIDPAAVPAQAQYDWVRVYQRASSGLVFDSFDDGDVSDVFTFSETSGGVGVGPTDGASGDPNTALSVGIDPALAGAFAGVVITGGAGTVDASGAAALAFELRPTTVSAGNLPMTLEINLHEDLDGNNVYDGATEDEYQATIEMPLGGGYQTVVIPLSAFTDDNSVFPGADDGFDYTKVMEVVVAIGGLTGPAFQFAMDEVRFTPVLLVDTALDTASDASSVADCTDGVSDGDCSLREAIEVANADPTLDDIRFDVPGGLAVLTLNDVLPGIADPGVSIDGSTQPGASCDAGGGVPGLQVVLDGALLPPGFNDVLSTAVGADGVWIRGLSVVSGPAAGVSLRGADNRVDCSLIGLFPDGTPAGNGREGLYVGVEATNAQIGQPGFRTVVSDNGFQGIVINATGTKVHDTWVGLGLDGVTGHGNTLDGILVGANANFVFVGGPDGQRSVVSGNGENGVNVAGGGNGVTVNNAYIGVGADGMTPVGNAFHGVRFADAPAFARVGNVDLGNVIAGNGFSGLIIEGTGTDNGQVFGNLIGLGADGATAVPNGIDGITVTGGPTNVRIGANQDQSIVAPNVVSGNLRDGIRIDTDASAYVAHNLVGLGADGSAPLGNGAEGIHVIGGSGTVIGGVEAGNVSSSNASNGIRVTGGAAGIEILGNTLGLDAAGLLDRGNGVHGIRVEGGAEATLIGRADLPGSGNLIAGNANNGIDARGAGVGTVVVRNTVGLNAAGDGERNGNSGVTIISTPEVTVGGIGVGNTIGSNGQTGVYVRSASTVGIFGNTIGLAPDGVTPRGNGFSGIILDNVAGAVVGQPGAGNVIASSTDRGVYVLDGTAGVRIQANLIGLAADGTTPRGNGAAGIEISDGVDVLVGSDLDGVDDGLEGNQIAYNADGVLVLAPTGAGHRLVGNAIHDNVGLGIDLGGDGVTANDPDDPDTGANGLQNHPVVTDASVDDGVDFALDSTPSTAFRVELFASAAADPSGYGEGERFVGATTVTTDASGDAVGSFPGAGLLDGEVVALTATPITGPEDLGGTSEFSAAAFLGPPYAVSGPAALGAYAHGSTLNVVWSTLDPALEAGPVRVSVLCPGNAPFVRYASTPNDGQAGFTVPASLGTHGGVDDQASGCAVEVASVADPSRAAESAPFTVRPAGVAGVTTRRLDLATGFRPARYGLQDVIKWFWDETSIPTGTVRLSLVCDGRDRFVRYPDTPNDGQASATLPALFGAYEVCRTEAVSLDDPTRFGRSAPFPILDTPLPSVDVLSPAPGGAIAMGADLDITWETVAIDPSAPVRILLVDLTNGPPNRLIAQTTNTGSYTWPVPTDLDPHAEYRLSVKAIPDGEPAVTTLVDPLTFSSPMSLAAAASSSAEEAPPEVLSVGASRPNPTRSRATVRVGLPEAGPVEVAVYDAVGRRVAVLASGERSAGWHDLAVEAGDLAPGVYVVRAVTSGTVATRTLSVVR from the coding sequence ATGCTTCGCTCGTCTCCCCGGCCCCGTCCCGCGCATCGCCGACTGCTCGCCGCCCTGCTCCTTGCCGTGTGCCTCGCCCCGGTCGGGCAGGGGGCGCCGCCGCCGTCGGGCGGCTGGGACCTGATCTGGGAGGAATCCTTCGACGCCGCGGACGCGGCGTTCGACGCGCGCTGGGACATGGGCACGCACACCTTCGACGGCAACGAGGCGCAGTTCTCCCCCGACAACATCGAGGTCTCGGGCGGGCTGATGACGCTCCGCCTCACCGCCGAGCCGACCGGCACCAAGCCGTACCGCGGCGCCGAACTGCGCACCGACAACACGACCGGCTTCTTTACCTACGGCCGCTTCGAGACCCGCATGAAGGCGGCGACGGGCTCGGGCATCATCTCGTCGTTCTTCACCTTCCGCTACGACCCGTGGCAGGAGATCGACATCGAGTTCCGGGGGCGGGACGCCAACGCGATGCAGGCCAACATCTTCTACAACGGCGGCGCCGAGGGCGACCCCAACAACGCGCCCTTCGAGGTGCCGCCCTTCCCCGAGGACGCGCTGCTGCCCTACGACGCGGCCGAGGAGTTCCACGTCTACGCCTTCGAGTGGGACCCTGGCGTGATCCGCTGGTACATCGACGACGTGCTCGTGCTGGAGAGCACGGACCCGGCGCAGGTCCCGGACCTGCCCCAGCAGCTGATGATGAACCTCTGGCTGACCGACAACGCCTGGGCGGGCCCGATCGACCCGGCCGCCGTCCCGGCGCAGGCGCAGTACGACTGGGTGCGCGTCTACCAGCGGGCGAGCTCCGGGCTCGTCTTCGACTCGTTCGACGACGGCGACGTGAGCGACGTGTTCACCTTCAGCGAGACCAGCGGTGGCGTCGGCGTGGGGCCGACGGACGGGGCGAGCGGCGACCCGAACACGGCCCTCTCGGTCGGCATCGACCCGGCGCTGGCGGGCGCCTTCGCGGGGGTGGTCATCACCGGCGGCGCGGGCACCGTGGACGCGTCCGGTGCGGCCGCGCTCGCCTTCGAACTCCGCCCGACCACCGTGTCCGCCGGCAACCTGCCCATGACGCTGGAGATCAACCTCCACGAAGACCTCGACGGCAACAACGTCTACGACGGCGCCACCGAGGACGAGTACCAGGCGACCATCGAGATGCCGCTCGGCGGGGGCTACCAGACGGTCGTCATCCCGCTCTCGGCCTTCACCGACGACAACTCGGTCTTCCCCGGTGCCGACGACGGGTTCGACTACACGAAGGTGATGGAGGTGGTGGTCGCCATCGGCGGCCTGACGGGGCCGGCGTTCCAGTTCGCGATGGACGAGGTCCGCTTCACGCCGGTGCTCCTCGTGGACACCGCCCTCGACACGGCCTCGGACGCGTCCAGCGTGGCCGACTGCACCGACGGCGTCTCGGACGGCGACTGCTCCCTCCGCGAGGCCATCGAGGTGGCCAATGCCGACCCGACGCTCGATGACATCCGGTTCGACGTCCCGGGCGGTCTTGCGGTGCTCACCCTGAACGACGTGCTGCCGGGGATCGCCGACCCCGGCGTCTCGATCGACGGCTCGACCCAGCCCGGCGCGTCGTGCGACGCGGGCGGCGGGGTGCCGGGCCTCCAGGTCGTCCTCGATGGCGCTCTCCTCCCGCCTGGCTTCAACGACGTGCTGTCCACCGCTGTCGGTGCCGACGGCGTCTGGATTCGCGGCCTCTCGGTCGTCTCGGGGCCGGCCGCCGGCGTCTCCCTCCGAGGCGCCGACAACCGCGTCGACTGCTCGCTGATCGGCCTCTTCCCGGACGGCACTCCGGCGGGCAACGGTCGCGAGGGCCTTTACGTGGGCGTCGAGGCGACGAACGCCCAGATCGGTCAGCCCGGCTTCCGGACCGTGGTCTCGGACAACGGCTTCCAGGGGATCGTCATCAACGCGACGGGCACGAAGGTCCACGACACCTGGGTCGGCCTCGGCCTCGACGGCGTCACCGGTCATGGCAACACCCTCGACGGCATCCTCGTCGGGGCGAACGCCAACTTCGTCTTCGTCGGCGGCCCGGACGGGCAGCGGAGCGTGGTCTCGGGCAACGGCGAGAACGGCGTCAACGTCGCCGGGGGCGGCAACGGCGTGACCGTCAACAACGCCTACATCGGCGTCGGCGCGGACGGCATGACGCCCGTCGGCAACGCCTTCCACGGCGTCCGCTTTGCCGACGCGCCGGCCTTCGCGCGGGTCGGCAACGTCGACCTCGGCAACGTGATCGCGGGCAACGGCTTCTCCGGCCTGATCATCGAGGGGACAGGGACCGACAACGGGCAGGTGTTCGGCAACCTCATCGGCCTCGGTGCCGACGGCGCGACGGCCGTTCCGAACGGGATCGACGGCATCACGGTCACCGGTGGGCCGACGAACGTGCGCATCGGCGCGAACCAGGATCAGAGCATCGTGGCCCCCAACGTGGTGTCCGGCAACCTCCGCGACGGCATCCGCATCGACACGGACGCGTCGGCGTACGTCGCCCACAACCTCGTCGGCCTGGGGGCGGATGGCAGCGCGCCCCTGGGCAACGGCGCGGAGGGCATCCACGTGATCGGCGGCAGCGGGACCGTGATCGGCGGCGTCGAGGCGGGCAACGTCAGCTCGTCGAACGCGTCCAACGGCATCCGGGTGACGGGCGGAGCCGCCGGCATCGAGATTCTCGGCAACACGCTCGGGCTGGACGCGGCGGGCCTGCTCGACCGAGGCAACGGGGTCCACGGCATACGGGTCGAAGGGGGCGCCGAGGCGACCCTGATCGGCCGCGCCGACCTCCCGGGCTCGGGCAACCTGATCGCGGGCAACGCGAACAACGGAATCGACGCACGGGGCGCGGGGGTGGGGACCGTGGTCGTCCGCAACACCGTCGGGCTCAACGCCGCCGGGGACGGAGAGCGGAACGGCAACTCCGGGGTGACCATCATCAGCACCCCGGAGGTGACGGTCGGCGGCATCGGCGTCGGCAACACCATCGGCTCGAACGGCCAGACGGGCGTCTACGTCCGGTCCGCCAGCACCGTGGGGATCTTCGGCAACACGATCGGGCTTGCTCCGGACGGGGTCACCCCGCGGGGCAACGGGTTCTCTGGCATCATCCTCGACAACGTCGCGGGAGCGGTCGTCGGCCAGCCGGGCGCGGGCAACGTGATCGCGTCGAGTACCGACAGGGGCGTGTACGTGCTGGACGGCACGGCGGGCGTGCGCATCCAGGCCAACCTCATCGGTCTCGCCGCCGACGGGACCACGCCGCGTGGCAACGGTGCCGCGGGCATCGAGATTTCCGACGGGGTCGACGTCCTCGTCGGCTCCGACCTCGACGGCGTCGACGACGGCCTCGAAGGCAATCAGATCGCGTACAACGCGGACGGGGTCCTCGTCCTCGCCCCGACGGGGGCCGGGCACCGCCTGGTCGGCAACGCCATCCACGACAACGTCGGCCTCGGCATCGACCTCGGCGGCGACGGCGTGACGGCCAACGACCCCGACGACCCCGACACGGGCGCCAACGGCCTCCAGAACCATCCCGTGGTGACCGACGCCTCCGTCGACGACGGCGTCGACTTCGCCCTCGACTCGACGCCCTCGACCGCCTTCCGCGTCGAACTCTTCGCCAGCGCCGCCGCCGACCCGTCGGGCTACGGCGAGGGCGAGCGCTTCGTCGGCGCGACGACGGTCACCACCGACGCCTCGGGCGATGCGGTCGGCTCGTTCCCCGGCGCGGGCCTGCTCGACGGCGAGGTCGTCGCCCTGACCGCCACGCCCATCACCGGCCCCGAGGACCTGGGCGGCACGTCCGAGTTCTCCGCCGCCGCGTTCCTCGGCCCGCCGTACGCCGTGAGCGGCCCGGCCGCGCTCGGGGCGTACGCCCACGGCAGCACCCTCAACGTCGTCTGGTCGACGCTCGACCCGGCGCTGGAGGCCGGCCCCGTTCGCGTCTCCGTGCTCTGCCCCGGCAACGCGCCCTTCGTCCGCTACGCCTCCACGCCCAACGACGGACAGGCCGGCTTCACGGTCCCGGCCAGCCTCGGCACGCACGGCGGCGTGGACGATCAGGCGTCCGGCTGCGCCGTCGAGGTCGCCTCGGTCGCCGACCCGTCGCGCGCCGCCGAGTCCGCGCCCTTCACCGTCCGCCCGGCCGGCGTCGCGGGCGTCACCACCCGGCGGCTCGACCTCGCGACCGGTTTCCGCCCGGCCCGCTACGGCCTCCAGGACGTCATCAAGTGGTTCTGGGACGAGACCTCCATCCCCACCGGGACCGTCCGCCTGTCGCTCGTCTGCGACGGCCGCGACCGGTTCGTCCGCTACCCCGACACGCCCAACGACGGGCAGGCGAGCGCCACGCTCCCGGCCCTCTTCGGGGCCTACGAGGTCTGCCGCACCGAGGCCGTCTCGCTCGACGACCCGACGCGGTTCGGCCGCAGCGCCCCCTTCCCGATCCTCGACACGCCGCTGCCGTCGGTCGATGTGCTCTCGCCCGCCCCCGGCGGCGCGATCGCGATGGGGGCCGACCTCGACATCACGTGGGAGACCGTCGCCATCGACCCGAGCGCTCCGGTTCGGATCCTGCTGGTGGACCTGACGAACGGCCCGCCGAACCGGCTCATCGCTCAGACGACGAACACGGGCTCGTACACATGGCCGGTGCCGACGGACCTGGACCCGCATGCCGAATACCGTCTCTCGGTGAAGGCCATCCCGGATGGCGAGCCCGCCGTGACGACGCTCGTCGACCCGCTGACGTTCTCGTCGCCGATGAGCCTGGCGGCCGCCGCCTCGTCGTCGGCCGAGGAGGCACCGCCGGAGGTGCTGAGCGTCGGCGCGTCGCGTCCGAACCCGACGCGGAGCCGCGCGACGGTGCGCGTCGGCCTGCCCGAGGCCGGTCCCGTCGAGGTGGCGGTGTACGACGCCGTCGGCCGTCGCGTGGCGGTGCTGGCGTCCGGCGAGCGGTCGGCCGGGTGGCACGACCTCGCCGTCGAGGCGGGCGACCTGGCGCCGGGCGTCTACGTGGTCCGCGCCGTCACGAGCGGCACCGTCGCCACGCGGACGCTCTCGGTGGTCCGGTAG